The genome window CACATATTGGCCAGGTTTTTCAGACCTTGGATGATGCTACTGTCTTCTATAATAAATATGCACGGCAGGTAGGGTTTGACACCCATAAACATGGATCTAAAAGGGTTGGAGATCTGGTCACATGGCTATACGTTGTGTGTAGTAGAGAAGGTGAGAAGCGAGTGAATTATAAACAGCCTGAGACTAAACGTAGACGTTCATCTAGAAAGTGTCTTTGTAAGGCTAAAGTTGCTTTTAAGTTTTGCTTGGGTACTGGTTATGTTGTTAAACAGTTTGAAGAGCGACATAATCACGATATGGTTCATTTACGTCACAAGCGATTTATGAGGCTCAATCGCAATATCGACCCAGTGCATCAGAAATTCATAGCAGATTGCGCAAGTGCAAATATCGGTCCCACGTTGACTTTTAGTCTGCTTAGCGAGGTCTTAGGTGGTTTGGATTACGTCAGATGCACCGTTGTCGAGGTTCGCAACTATAGGCGTGATCTTAGAGCATATGTGGATGGTGCTGATGCACAAATGGTATTGAATGATATGAAGCGGAAGAAGGAGATATGTTCGTCGTTCACCTACGACTTTGAGGTAAACTCTAAGGGTAGGCTTACACGTCTTTTCTGGTGTGATCCTATTGCCAAGCACAATTACCATTTGTACGGTGACATTGTCTCTTTCGACACAACCTACTCAACAAATAGGTACGACAATAAGTAGTCTCTGTTTTAGATTGCTCTATTTTGTTTGATTAGTCATATTTGTTTATGTTTGAATGATGAACTATTTATAGTTCCAGGTGATATAACATAATTACGGGATGAACTACTGTATCCACTATGATATGTGTTCCTTTTTGATGGAATATAGGTATTGTATGATTTTTTCACCATTCACGGGCAAAGACAATCAGGGCAGACCCGTTACATTTGGTGCAGGATTATTATCGAAAGAAAATGCTCCTTCTTTCGGATGGTTGTTTGAAAAGTTTGTTAAATGCATGGGCGCTGCTCCCAAATTGATCATTACTGATCAGGATTTGGGCATGAAGGTGGCTGTTGATAGTGTTCTAGTTGATACAAGACATCGATGGTGCATGTGGCACATCATGTTTAAGGTTGTTGAAAAATTGCCCAAGAATCAGCTCCACAATGAGGATTTAAAGAAGGACTTAAATAAATGTGTGTGGTCGGAGTTGACAGATCCTGAAGAATTCGAAGAAACCTGGCACGAAATTATGGAAAAATACGGCCTTACAAACAACGAGTGGTTTTCGACAATGTTTGCCAATCGGAAATTCTGGGTATGTCCACAATATTCTGTGCTGAACAAATGTTGCTTAGTTATGATCTAATTTGATGTAATAATGAATCTATCTGCATATGCGACGATATACAGGTTCCAGCCTACTTCAGGGATTTTCCAATGAGTTCATTGATTAAGACCACCTCTGTATCCGAGTCTCAGAACAGTTTCTTCAAGAGGTACACTAAGTCTCGATGTAATCTAGTCGAGTTTCTTATGCATTACAACAATGCGTTGGACGCCCAAAGGAGCAATAGCAACAGGTTTGAATATCATGACTCCAACACTACCCCAATGTTGAAAACAAATTCTGCACTTGAGAGGCATGCGTCAACAATCTACAGTGACGGTGGGTTTAAGGCAATTCAGGAAGAGATTGAGGAAGCAATTGATTGTTGCACCATGGTAAAGACTTCAAACGAGGATGACACTGAAATATATGTGATCAATGACAAGTTCTCTAAGGACTGGTCCGTTTCTTATTCCGTCTCTGGAGATTCATACGTATGTGGGTGTAAACTATTTCAAAGACTTGGACTCGTATGCAGCCATATTTTTTGGGTCTTAcgaaacaaaaaattgaagctGGTTCCTGATCACTTACATGGGGGACGTTGGTTGAAGTCTAATTTTGTCAAGCCTGTTCATTGTGGCTTTGTTGACGATATTGAAAAGCTATCATCATCGATTCGGCAACACAAGAATGGAGGGATATGCATGGAGATTATTTTGAGGTTGCCCAGACTATTAAGGGAAACGTTGACCAAATTCGTGCATTCAGACAAATTATTGCTGAAGGGAAAAGCGAAATAATCGCTGAAGGGATTGTATTGTCTATTAGTGATAAAAGGCAGATGATCGAGAATTTCTATGGGTCTCAAGCCCATAGCGAAATAGATGTCCATCCTCCCGACGTTGTCAAAACCAAGGGTTCAGGAAGACGGCCTCTTACACGCCTTGAGCAAGCTATGAAGATGAAGGCAAAGCCTGGTCGTAAATGTGCCGAATGCGGCGAGGTTGGTAATCATGATGCAagaaattgcaaaaagattaaGGAGAAGCAGAAGATAAAGTAATACTAAATCAATTTCGTCACGATGTTTTGATGTATTTTCGCTGTTttacaatttatttatatttttcttagaTTAATATATTTTCTGTTGCAGTAATGAATATAGTTTCATAACAAATGAAGTAATTACGCCATTCAAACTACGTTCTACATGGATGAACTAATAAGCAGGTTTGATGAATAAATATCTGCACAGAATGAATAATTTCTAATATTCTGTTATCTATATATTATCAACTATGTTTTAATGAACTCATAAAATGTTTATTCATATTGTAGTCAACGTAATTCATAGAAAAACCCTGTTCCCGCAGCCCCCAGTATAATCATTccataataaattatttaagctaataaaaattaataaacactgAAATCGTCTCAATATACCAGTTTGGGTTACATTAAGCATAAACACGGGAAGATTTAAACTATTCGGTGTACAGTTTACGTGGGAAAATTATTCAGATTTCAAATAACAAAACATCACTTCTTCTTTAGGTAACATGCTATCATCTTTTCAAACATCAATGTCCTTGTTTTTGCTTTCCTCTATGTAGTATCTCGTTGTTCTGCGCTTGTTGTTGAGGCATTCATGACTGATTATTGCATTCATCAAAGTTGAACAGTATTTGGCCCTCAAGCTCTGCAGTAATCCTTTGCTAGTTTTTTTTAGCCCACAATTCCAATATTCAACGCGCTCACCCTTGTACGTTTCCATGTGTCTCATCAGAAAGACACCACAATCTTCACCATTCGTTGTTGTCCTCCATGGTATTGCCATCCTCTCTATTCTTGCAGAGGAAATGGTTTTACATTGTTGTACTAGGCCAATCTGTGTCAAATAATGACAGAAAAACAACCTCTGCAGACACAGTAAATTTGCGTTCAgagatttattattttgttaagtAGGAAGCACGGTCACTATAGAAGCAAAGAACATTTACCAGTGTCTCTGGAATGTCTCCGTAGTTCTTTGTAATATCGTTGTCGTCCCCATTTTTTGAATTGTCTATAACAGTGATAGCTCTTCGTTGCAAGCAAAAACACACAGCATAGTAGTGTTCATTTGCACATATCGGGAAGAAGACCTGTTCATCTTATTCACATATTTTTAATGACCTTTTACACAATACAGATATTGGACCAAGTTCATCCTTCAATGAACACACTTAAAATACCGCACACATAAATCATTCACATGCCCCCAATTGACACAAATCATAAGTAAATACTTCATCAGATGCAGAAAAGATTCCATCTTATACTTGTTAACCTTCAGATATACATACATAATACCTTAGAAGCCCTTGGCTGAATAAAGTTCTTTACACAATTGTAGACCTTAACATATTTTAAATGACCTTTCCACAATTATGGACAGACTTCAGCCGATTCTGGATATACTACCTACAACATCTATAAAACATTCACCCATAATCTATAAAAACTTCACCCAACACAATAATTTTGGACATACTGCAGACGAATCTGAGCATATTTCATCTTATAGGTTGACAGGTTCAGTATATTAGACCAACATACTTCAAACAACAAATTCAACCAagattcaattaaaaaaaaagcacTTCAATGAACTAAATACAAGTGAAACcgtgagaaaaataaaaattccagATTGAAATCAGAGCTCACCCGAAATGTTTGGTTCACTTCGGCGTGGGCTAGCCAAGGGTTTGGCTTTTGGCGGGCGTTGTGGTGTAGATTTTCCAGACGAATTTCTGGATACTAATTGTAAGAAAAGCAATAATCAACATCTTAACTAAATGTACACATGCAATGAACTAATTTGAAGTTCCGTCACGCGATTTGCAGAACCCAGCTTCTGGACTAAATTAAAGACCCAACTAAACTCACCGGGAGCGGCACCGGTGTTGGAACGCAACGACCGCTCATCTACAACAAAAAAGAACGAGATTAGTTCAAATCGTTTTGGTAGAAAGTATCCATTATTAACCACAATGAATACCCTTCAATTTGCTCCGCCTCGTGTCCACCATGGCGAGAATCGGCAGACGAGTAGTGAGGAGGAAGTGGATGGAGAGCGCTAAGTAGAGAAGGGGGTAGTGAAACGGCGGATGTGAGGATGGGAGTAAAGATGAAGCGGCGGAGAGTAGAGCGGGAAGTGGAATGGGTGCGTTTTTTACCCTAATTCACACTTCCGTAATTAACGCTCCCTCAATTTTACCATAATTGACCACATTATCAAAAGACTGAGAAGCCCTTGGCTGAATAAATTAATTCACGGGATGAATGTCGGATTTAAGATGTGGGATGTTTAATCTCAGccactaaattaaaattcattggCTAATACttagtctctagttctacactaagaAGGTGTTGTGGGAATAaggggaccctatatatatattatatatatatatattatatatatatatatatatatatatatgtatatgtcgtgatcatatgataacccctaaatatcgtaataaccctataaccaaatctggaccacacatatttctaatcatgcggttgagattcaaacttagatttacttcataaaaaaaacgcgggggtaaaactgtcatttcactcatttaatttctgaattttgccaaatatcacgtaaaatgataaaatgataaaatgataggtttattgcacagaatgatagttttgagattcaaacttagatttacttcataaaaaaaacacgggggtaaaactgtcatttccctcatttaatttctgaatttcgccaaatatcacgtaaaatgataaaatgataggtttattgcatagaatgatagttttgctggatagaatgatactctgagttgataaaatgatacttttgactgactgataaaatgatatatgttaggtttattgcatagaatgatagttttgtcggatagaatgatactctgagttgataaaatgata of Salvia splendens isolate huo1 unplaced genomic scaffold, SspV2 ctg893, whole genome shotgun sequence contains these proteins:
- the LOC121791742 gene encoding protein FAR1-RELATED SEQUENCE 5-like, which translates into the protein MKPHIGQVFQTLDDATVFYNKYARQVGFDTHKHGSKRVGDLVTWLYVVCSREGEKRVNYKQPETKRRRSSRKCLCKAKVAFKFCLGTGYVVKQFEERHNHDMVHLRHKRFMRLNRNIDPVHQKFIADCASANIGPTLTFSLLSEVLGGLDYVRCTVVEVRNYRRDLRAYVDGADAQMVLNDMKRKKEICSSFTYDFEVNSKGRLTRLFWCDPIAKHNYHLYGDIVSFDTTYSTNRYCMIFSPFTGKDNQGRPVTFGAGLLSKENAPSFGWLFEKFVKCMGAAPKLIITDQDLGMKVAVDSVLVDTRHRWCMWHIMFKVVEKLPKNQLHNEDLKKDLNKCVWSELTDPEEFEETWHEIMEKYGLTNNEWFSTMFANRKFWVPAYFRDFPMSSLIKTTSVSESQNSFFKRYTKSRCNLVEFLMHYNNALDAQRSNSNRFEYHDSNTTPMLKTNSALERHASTIYSDGGFKAIQEEIEEAIDCCTMVKTSNEDDTEIYVINDKFSKDWSVSYSVSGDSYVSIIIDSATQEWRDMHGDYFEVAQTIKGNVDQIRAFRQIIAEGKSEIIAEGIVLSISDKRQMIENFYGSQAHSEIDVHPPDVVKTKGSGRRPLTRLEQAMKMKAKPGRKCAECGEVGNHDARNCKKIKEKQKIK